The Kwoniella shandongensis chromosome 8, complete sequence genome contains the following window.
TCGTCAACTTGTCGGTCAATCAGCTTAGATCACACATCATGGTGAGCGCTGTCCTTCTTATACCCGTTCACATAACGGGTCATCGAacgatcaaggagaacaacCTCCTTTGTTCACAGGTCCTTCCTTTGTAGTTCCGCTCCACTCAGCAACGGCCTTTCATTTACCGCCGGGAGACCCTGTCTACCCAGAAATATCGCCCTTTGATTCACCACATGCGCACATTCCGTTAGCAATTTCGACGCTCAAGAGCTGTAGCCTATCAGTTCTTTTGATCCTTATTCGTCACACCTTGCTCGATGCAGATCCGTTAGTATGCCAGTCCAGCCACGACTACCTCAAGCCCATGcacatcttccttctttatTCCAATGGCATCCCTAGTACAAGGATTGTTTTCCTTCAAGTATGGAATTCTAGCACATCCTCCGATCTTCCCGTTATCGCTAACACACCGCTTACAAAGCGGAAGCACCCTAGAGAGGGAAAAAAGTCATCAGCATGGGTTTCGGCAGTGAGATGGTGGGAAGCTAGACGCACAGTGATAATGTCGATAAGCTCGTTGGTAATGACGGCTTGACGACCTCGGTTGTACTGGAGTTGGAGAGAGCCAATCATGTCGAGAGCGTTCTGCGAGTCAAGCGGGTCAGCATCATCCACACCTCCACTACAACACTCAGGTGTAGGCATCGTCGCCCAATCCCTGATAGATACTAGGATCGACCACTCACGTTGGAAGCGTTCTCCATGGCAGTTCGCCTGGCACTGATCTCGGCGGCGTGTCCCTCAACAAGAGCGGTGTAGATGGCGTTGGCGAGGGCGAACTCGGCAAGGTCCTTGGagacatcctcctccatctcgtaTTGCTGGAAACCGGCGGCGGCTTGGAGAGCCTTGGCGGAGATGACAGAGGTGACACCGGACTCGTaagagatggcagagagGTATTTGTTGGAGACGATCTTGATCTGCACCCGGTAATAAAGATGAATTAGCAATTGTAACTCAAAGATAATTTCGATCCAGTGGGAGGAAAACATGGTAACCCACCTCATCCCATTCACCACCGTTCTTGAGGATCTCGTCGGCGATGGCGGAAGCCTCTGAGAAAGTAGGAACGTCCTTTCCGACAGAGTTGAAGGACACCTTGAAGGCCTGAGGGAAAGCACGAGACAATTGAGCCTTGGGCTTGTCACCAACGACGGCGAGTGTACCGGGGTTGACAGCGAACTCCCTCTTGATCGCTCGGGTGATGGAAGAGTGGATACCACCGCAAAGACCACCGTCAGAGGAGACACCGACGTAGAGGATCTTGGGGGCCTCCTCGGGGTTCTCAGTCTGGGTGTTCTTGAAGAGCTCTGCGAAGTGGGTTACGTTTTAGCATTTGCTATAAATCGGCCGAAAGACGTCATGCTCACCATTGTTGGCGGCACCGTACTTCTTGGCCTCTCGCATGGCCTTCTCCGCTCGGGTGAGCTTGGTGGAGGCGACGACCTTCATGGACTGCGAGGGGAAGGTTTGTCAGCAAAACAACAGACAATCGACATATGGATGATAGGGGGAAGTTTAAACAAACCTTTGTGATCTTCTCAATGTTCTTGACGGACTTCAATCTGCGGATATATAGAGCATCAGCATTGCCTCCTGTAGCCTTCTCCGTATCTCTATCACTTCATCCCTCCCTCGACTCTCTCGCAACTTGACTTTCCGCCCATGTCGTCCATCGACATGTGATTTGTAGGGAATTAGACCATAACGCACCGCTGCTCAATCTCTCGAAGAGTAGCCATTCCCTGTTGCTGTTGCGCATTTCTAGCGACTGAAACGGCGGGTCGAACTGCTCGTGAGAACATTTTGAATGAGGTTGGGGTTGGGGTCGGAGGAGTAGGGGGTtagtgagtggtgagttgtgtatATATGTGTAGGCttgaagggaaagagagacgaagacgacgacgaggggacagcaagcagcagcagcacaGGGTCCACACTATGGGATCCGAGATGAGAACGGGAGAAATGTGCCACTAGAAACAAATCACCGAGAAATACCGAAACATACCCCAGTAATTCCGTTTGATCCCTCCACTTTAGCGACAACGTTGAGTCGCATGGTCCACTCTTACAAGCTTGACACACACTTTCTTTGTTCATCCATCAAGAAGGTCTATATCGACACCACTCTACATAGACTG
Protein-coding sequences here:
- a CDS encoding ATP synthase F1, gamma subunit is translated as MFSRAVRPAVSVARNAQQQQGMATLREIEQRLKSVKNIEKITKSMKVVASTKLTRAEKAMREAKKYGAANNELFKNTQTENPEEAPKILYVGVSSDGGLCGGIHSSITRAIKREFAVNPGTLAVVGDKPKAQLSRAFPQAFKVSFNSVGKDVPTFSEASAIADEILKNGGEWDEIKIVSNKYLSAISYESGVTSVISAKALQAAAGFQQYEMEEDVSKDLAEFALANAIYTALVEGHAAEISARRTAMENASNNALDMIGSLQLQYNRGRQAVITNELIDIITGASAL